Proteins from a genomic interval of Mycobacterium conspicuum:
- a CDS encoding GlxA family transcriptional regulator, with translation MHAVAVLAEPDVIAFDLAIAVETFGRVRLANGEPGYQVRVCGAEPVVTAGPIRIATDFGLTELANADTIVVPGRNDVVTPTRGDVVVALKSAHRNGIRIASICSGAFSLAAAGILDGKRATTHWVAAEAFSAAYPAVRVDADLLYVDEGQILTSAGASAGLDLCLHMVARDYGSAVAADAARLAVAPLRRTGGQAQFIVRNRREVSTELDGLLAWIETNADLPLTLGDIARQASTSVRTLNRSFRRETGQTPMQWVNGVRIRHAQELLEATRDGIESISRRVGFASPANFRDQFRRVVGVSPQSYRNTFHKEGDT, from the coding sequence GTGCATGCAGTGGCGGTCTTGGCCGAACCTGACGTCATCGCGTTCGATCTGGCCATCGCGGTCGAGACTTTCGGTCGGGTCCGGCTGGCCAATGGGGAGCCCGGCTACCAGGTTCGGGTGTGCGGCGCCGAGCCCGTCGTCACGGCCGGGCCGATCCGAATTGCAACCGACTTCGGTTTGACGGAACTGGCCAACGCCGACACCATCGTCGTGCCCGGACGCAACGACGTCGTGACGCCGACCCGCGGTGATGTCGTGGTCGCGCTGAAGTCGGCGCACCGCAACGGAATTCGCATCGCATCCATCTGTAGCGGCGCCTTCTCGCTGGCCGCCGCGGGAATTTTGGACGGCAAGCGCGCGACTACGCACTGGGTGGCGGCCGAGGCGTTTTCCGCGGCCTATCCCGCGGTCCGGGTGGACGCCGATCTGCTGTACGTCGACGAAGGCCAAATCCTGACCTCGGCCGGAGCGTCGGCCGGCCTCGACCTGTGCCTGCACATGGTCGCGCGTGACTACGGTTCCGCTGTTGCCGCCGATGCGGCGCGGCTGGCGGTCGCCCCGTTGCGCCGTACCGGTGGACAGGCGCAGTTCATCGTCCGCAACCGCCGCGAAGTCTCCACCGAGCTCGACGGTCTGCTGGCCTGGATCGAGACCAACGCGGATCTGCCGTTGACGCTGGGCGACATCGCACGCCAGGCGTCCACCAGTGTCCGGACGTTGAACCGTAGTTTTCGGCGCGAGACCGGTCAAACGCCGATGCAGTGGGTCAATGGTGTTCGGATCAGGCACGCCCAGGAACTGCTGGAGGCGACCCGCGACGGCATCGAAAGTATCTCGCGCCGAGTCGGTTTCGCTTCACCCGCCAACTTCCGCGACCAATTCCGCCGAGTGGTCGGCGTGTCGCCGCAGAGTTATCGCAACACCTTTCATAAGGAGGGCGATACCTAG
- a CDS encoding DJ-1/PfpI family protein, with the protein MHAQIVLYDGFDPLDAIAPFEVLAAGGEYMAGDLQVSLVSAEGPRAVTSGTHGVTLHASAAIDPDSPGCIIVPGASGPVDGDPDDGVETIPVLLARAAQTDLTPLLSKAFDNPDITVATVCGGAVVLAMSGLIEGRHAVTHYLGMDLLDAAGVVPVAARVVDDGDLVTAGGVTSGLDLALHLLDRWYGPRIPHAVERLFEYERRGTVWRNIGREPVEG; encoded by the coding sequence ATGCATGCGCAAATCGTGCTCTACGACGGCTTCGACCCGCTCGACGCGATCGCTCCGTTCGAAGTTCTCGCCGCGGGCGGTGAATACATGGCTGGCGATCTGCAGGTGTCGCTGGTGTCCGCCGAGGGGCCGCGCGCCGTGACCAGCGGCACTCACGGTGTCACGCTGCATGCCTCCGCCGCGATCGACCCCGACAGCCCCGGCTGCATCATCGTGCCCGGTGCCAGCGGCCCGGTTGACGGAGATCCCGACGACGGTGTCGAGACCATTCCCGTGCTGCTCGCCCGGGCGGCGCAGACGGATCTAACACCGTTGTTGAGCAAGGCCTTTGACAATCCGGACATCACGGTCGCCACCGTGTGCGGTGGTGCGGTGGTGCTGGCGATGTCCGGGCTCATCGAGGGGCGTCACGCGGTCACCCACTACCTGGGCATGGACCTGCTGGACGCCGCCGGCGTCGTCCCCGTGGCGGCCCGGGTGGTCGACGACGGCGACCTGGTTACCGCCGGTGGCGTCACATCCGGGCTGGACTTGGCGCTGCACCTGCTCGACCGGTGGTACGGCCCGCGCATCCCGCACGCGGTCGAGCGACTATTCGAGTACGAACGACGAGGA